From the Accumulibacter sp. genome, one window contains:
- a CDS encoding choice-of-anchor C family PEP-CTERM protein yields the protein MNIRTIARLLTLVGALSASALAQAAPFQNGSFETAPINPGTFTTLGLNNSQITGWTVSGGNIDYIGTYWQAAQGNRSIDLAGNTLGTISQTFDTQVGWLYTVQFAMAGNTDGGPATKLLKVVAGDEDDQFSFNQSGKSRSNMGWLDYSFQFTADAAQTTLSFSALNGTCCYGPALDNVRITAQPGSVPEPASALLVGLSLAGLGWSRKHR from the coding sequence ATGAACATACGTACCATCGCCCGCCTGCTGACGCTCGTCGGCGCCCTGTCGGCCAGCGCTCTGGCGCAGGCTGCACCGTTCCAGAACGGCAGCTTCGAAACCGCTCCGATCAACCCGGGCACGTTCACCACACTCGGACTCAACAACAGCCAGATCACCGGCTGGACCGTCAGCGGCGGCAACATCGACTACATCGGCACCTACTGGCAGGCAGCCCAGGGGAACCGCAGCATCGACCTCGCCGGCAACACCCTCGGCACGATCAGCCAGACTTTCGACACCCAGGTCGGCTGGCTGTATACCGTCCAGTTCGCGATGGCCGGCAACACCGACGGCGGTCCGGCAACGAAGCTGTTGAAAGTCGTCGCCGGCGACGAGGACGACCAGTTTTCGTTCAACCAGAGCGGCAAGTCACGATCGAACATGGGCTGGCTGGACTACAGCTTCCAGTTCACTGCCGACGCGGCGCAGACGACGCTGAGCTTTTCGGCGCTCAACGGCACCTGCTGCTACGGCCCCGCGCTCGACAACGTGCGCATCACCGCCCAACCGGGCTCTGTGCCGGAGCCTGCCTCGGCACTGCTCGTCGGTCTGTCGCTCGCCGGTCTCGGCTGGTCGCGCAAGCATCGGTAG
- a CDS encoding DODA-type extradiol aromatic ring-opening family dioxygenase produces the protein MESIATQPALFVPHGAPTFALHPGAAGAAIADLARTLPPARAIVIVSAHWDTALPTVGFAERPQTLHDFHGFAPALYAIRYPASGSREAAEEVVAAIRGSGMAAERAPARGLDHGAWVPLRLMFPQADWPVIPLSIQSRGGPRQAWLLGRALSPLLRRGFLVIASGNVTHNLHEYQRAARDGGPIPDHVRQFPAWLAERLQAVDTAAVLDYRHLAPGAVAAHPSEEHLLPLFVALGAGGDSPRVQRIHAGVDDFVIAMDAYSFAPSGR, from the coding sequence ATGGAATCGATCGCCACGCAACCCGCCCTCTTCGTACCGCACGGCGCGCCGACCTTCGCGCTGCACCCCGGCGCTGCCGGCGCGGCCATCGCCGACCTGGCGCGCACCCTGCCGCCCGCACGCGCGATCGTCATCGTCAGCGCTCATTGGGATACGGCCTTGCCGACGGTCGGTTTCGCCGAGCGCCCGCAGACCCTGCACGACTTTCACGGCTTCGCGCCGGCACTGTACGCAATCCGGTATCCCGCCAGCGGCAGCCGCGAGGCGGCAGAGGAAGTCGTGGCGGCGATCCGCGGCAGCGGGATGGCGGCCGAACGTGCTCCGGCGCGCGGCCTCGACCATGGCGCCTGGGTGCCGTTGCGCCTGATGTTTCCGCAGGCGGATTGGCCGGTCATCCCGCTGTCGATCCAGAGCCGTGGCGGTCCGCGACAGGCCTGGCTGCTCGGCAGGGCGCTCAGCCCGCTGTTGCGACGCGGTTTCCTGGTCATCGCGTCCGGCAACGTCACGCACAACCTGCACGAATACCAGCGGGCGGCACGCGACGGCGGCCCGATCCCGGACCATGTCCGCCAGTTCCCGGCGTGGCTGGCCGAGCGCCTGCAGGCGGTTGACACGGCCGCCGTGCTCGACTACCGCCACTTGGCACCGGGCGCCGTTGCCGCTCACCCGAGCGAGGAGCACCTGCTGCCGCTCTTCGTCGCGCTCGGGGCGGGCGGCGATTCGCCGCGCGTGCAGCGCATCCACGCCGGCGTCGACGATTTCGT